From the Halococcus salifodinae DSM 8989 genome, one window contains:
- a CDS encoding cupin domain-containing protein — protein sequence MDSDVVHTDDVPVTDLSEIDELPPDLDIRSIDDALGTDETNCKLWYFDPGEEITYHAHSEQEELYYIIQGEFSLKLGRSGEEEYHEVGPGTFYAAGPEVGHGHRYLGDDQGIVLAIGAPSVEDPGLDPHEID from the coding sequence ATGGACTCCGACGTGGTCCACACCGACGACGTTCCGGTGACCGACCTCTCAGAGATCGACGAGCTCCCGCCCGACCTCGACATCCGCTCGATCGACGACGCCCTCGGCACCGACGAAACGAACTGCAAGCTCTGGTACTTCGATCCCGGCGAGGAGATCACCTATCACGCCCACTCCGAGCAGGAAGAGCTCTACTACATCATCCAGGGTGAGTTCTCGCTCAAACTCGGCCGGTCGGGCGAGGAGGAGTACCACGAGGTCGGCCCGGGAACCTTCTACGCCGCCGGTCCCGAGGTCGGCCACGGCCACCGGTATCTCGGCGACGATCAGGGGATCGTCCTCGCCATCGGCGCACCGTCGGTCGAGGACCCCGGCCTCGACCCCCACGAGATCGACTGA
- a CDS encoding peroxiredoxin family protein, producing MPPSEGERAPDFEALLCDGETFRPRRLADVLDGGCVVVFYGFSFSAIAENWWKRYDRAGWDAFDVPVVGVSRDGPYAQNAFLRDLDSPFRLFSDVEGTAADGYDLLTERNGMGSTRTARRAVFVLDADRRVVDRWLADDWISPVPREEIEAAVTETTR from the coding sequence ATGCCACCGAGCGAGGGCGAGCGCGCGCCGGATTTCGAAGCGCTGCTGTGCGACGGCGAGACCTTCCGACCGCGACGGCTCGCCGACGTGCTCGACGGCGGCTGTGTAGTCGTCTTCTACGGCTTTTCGTTCAGCGCCATCGCAGAGAACTGGTGGAAGCGCTACGACCGTGCCGGCTGGGACGCCTTCGACGTCCCGGTGGTCGGCGTGAGTCGCGACGGACCGTACGCCCAGAACGCCTTCCTCCGTGATCTCGACAGCCCGTTCCGCCTGTTCAGCGACGTCGAGGGCACCGCCGCCGATGGGTACGACCTGCTGACCGAACGCAACGGGATGGGATCGACCCGGACCGCACGCCGCGCCGTCTTCGTTCTCGACGCCGATCGACGTGTCGTCGATCGCTGGCTCGCCGACGACTGGATCTCACCGGTTCCCCGCGAGGAGATCGAGGCCGCGGTCACAGAGACGACACGATAA
- a CDS encoding CaiB/BaiF CoA transferase family protein, whose product MRLDGVRVLDLTRYLPGPYATQLLADAGADVLKIEDTDGGDPVRGMALTDADGTLFDAVNRGKRSVALDLKSDAGRAAFFALAADADVLIEGFRPGVTDRLGIGDDSVRERSLDIVYCSLSGYGATGPRRARAGHDLNYAAFSGLLDMTRHGPDSRPSIPGVPVADMAGGLFAAFSIVGALCSRELGNTGGEYIDVAMTDVLLSFSQAIAPDAFVDESARPRPGETALTGALPWYDVYETADGGYVTLAALEPAFWRAFCEAVDREDLVDSHGSTDPATRTALREELAELFATETRAEWDERFEGIDATVETVRTLSEAIDHPQTAVRGVIERPTNAPPRIGFPAQSSDHADAAERVPDHGEHTAAVLHKVGYDDADLERLRETGAAGFGD is encoded by the coding sequence ATGCGACTCGACGGCGTTCGCGTGCTCGATCTCACGCGCTACCTCCCCGGCCCGTACGCCACCCAGCTCCTCGCCGACGCCGGCGCGGACGTGCTGAAAATCGAGGACACGGACGGCGGTGATCCGGTTCGTGGGATGGCGCTCACTGATGCCGACGGAACCCTGTTCGACGCCGTGAACCGTGGCAAGCGAAGCGTCGCGCTCGATCTCAAGTCCGATGCGGGCCGCGCAGCGTTCTTCGCACTCGCCGCCGACGCCGACGTACTGATCGAGGGATTCCGGCCCGGCGTGACCGACCGTCTCGGGATCGGCGACGATTCCGTCCGCGAGCGCAGTCTGGATATCGTCTACTGTTCGCTGTCGGGCTACGGCGCGACCGGGCCCCGGCGAGCGCGCGCCGGTCACGACCTGAACTACGCCGCGTTCTCGGGGCTGCTCGACATGACGAGACACGGTCCCGACTCGCGACCGTCGATCCCCGGCGTCCCCGTGGCCGACATGGCTGGCGGCCTCTTCGCAGCGTTTTCGATCGTCGGCGCGCTCTGCTCGCGTGAACTCGGCAACACCGGTGGCGAGTACATCGACGTCGCCATGACCGACGTGTTGCTCTCGTTCTCACAGGCGATCGCGCCCGACGCGTTCGTGGACGAATCCGCACGCCCGCGACCCGGCGAGACCGCACTGACCGGCGCGCTGCCGTGGTACGACGTCTACGAAACCGCCGACGGCGGCTACGTGACTCTCGCGGCGCTCGAACCCGCGTTCTGGCGGGCCTTCTGCGAGGCGGTCGACCGCGAGGACCTCGTCGACAGTCACGGAAGCACCGATCCGGCAACCCGGACGGCACTGCGCGAAGAGCTCGCCGAACTGTTCGCCACCGAGACCCGCGCGGAGTGGGACGAACGGTTCGAAGGTATCGATGCGACCGTCGAGACCGTCCGCACCCTCTCGGAAGCGATCGATCACCCACAGACCGCCGTCCGCGGCGTGATCGAGCGGCCCACGAACGCACCGCCACGGATCGGGTTTCCGGCACAGTCGTCCGACCACGCCGACGCCGCCGAACGCGTGCCGGACCACGGCGAGCACACCGCTGCGGTGCTCCACAAGGTGGGCTACGACGATGCCGACCTCGAACGTCTCCGCGAGACGGGGGCTGCGGGGTTCGGCGACTGA
- a CDS encoding helix-turn-helix transcriptional regulator produces the protein MSDELVELARRASALAVLRDGALDRRELQERLGVSRPTAHRFTRSFEDQGLVERSSGELSLTPMGEVVAEAVAEFRRTVETARRVEPVFEVVSDGDPAFVREAFGDATVTTAEPGDPYRGVRRFMSLVEDSERLRGVDPTAIHPLHLDGLHARIVAGMETDAIFLPDVVESLLESNPDRAHEAFESGNLTLRVHDDIPFGLTLCDDRIGIGLYDDETGLLKTYIDTASPTAREWAEDVYADYRDESTLLSEHSELSELLPVEPETND, from the coding sequence ATGTCCGATGAGTTGGTCGAGCTCGCCAGACGGGCGTCGGCGCTTGCGGTACTGCGCGACGGGGCGCTGGACCGACGGGAGCTCCAAGAGCGTCTGGGGGTGTCCCGGCCGACGGCTCACCGATTCACACGCTCGTTCGAGGACCAGGGACTCGTCGAGCGATCGTCAGGGGAGCTCTCGCTGACGCCGATGGGGGAAGTCGTTGCCGAGGCCGTCGCCGAGTTTCGGCGGACGGTCGAGACCGCACGGCGGGTCGAACCGGTGTTCGAGGTCGTTTCGGACGGTGATCCGGCGTTCGTCCGCGAGGCGTTCGGCGATGCGACCGTGACGACCGCCGAACCGGGTGATCCGTACAGAGGAGTGCGCCGGTTCATGTCGCTGGTCGAAGACTCCGAGCGCCTTCGCGGGGTCGATCCGACCGCGATCCACCCGCTCCATCTCGACGGGCTTCACGCACGCATCGTCGCAGGGATGGAGACCGACGCGATCTTCCTCCCCGACGTCGTCGAATCGCTTCTCGAATCGAATCCGGATCGCGCCCACGAGGCCTTCGAGAGCGGCAATCTCACGCTGCGAGTCCACGACGACATCCCGTTCGGGCTCACACTGTGTGACGACCGGATCGGGATCGGGCTCTACGACGACGAAACCGGACTCCTGAAGACGTACATTGACACCGCCTCCCCCACTGCCCGCGAGTGGGCCGAGGACGTGTACGCGGACTACCGCGACGAGTCGACGCTTCTCTCCGAGCATTCCGAACTCTCGGAACTGCTGCCTGTCGAGCCAGAGACGAACGACTGA
- a CDS encoding HVO_2922 family protein, whose protein sequence is MAEETLFETERTRDRTEIAAIFRSLADQFDDGTVTLADNGRSVTVRPPDRSTIEIELERERTDEGSDVEFEVEIEWSEPASEESVVQHENDGTDETTDAPSVTGEETASESLARFEVFRDRADEWRWRLVHRNGNVIADGGEGYASKQNALKGLRSVRRNAPGAEIDVE, encoded by the coding sequence ATGGCCGAGGAGACTCTCTTCGAGACCGAGCGAACCCGCGACCGTACCGAGATCGCCGCGATCTTCCGGTCGTTGGCCGATCAGTTCGACGACGGGACGGTGACGCTCGCCGACAACGGCCGATCGGTGACCGTACGACCGCCCGACCGGTCGACGATCGAGATCGAACTCGAGCGCGAGCGAACCGACGAGGGATCGGACGTGGAGTTCGAGGTCGAGATCGAGTGGTCAGAACCTGCAAGCGAGGAAAGCGTCGTGCAGCACGAGAACGACGGCACTGACGAGACGACCGACGCGCCGTCGGTGACCGGCGAGGAGACCGCGAGTGAGAGCCTCGCGCGGTTCGAGGTGTTTCGCGATCGAGCCGACGAGTGGCGGTGGCGGCTCGTCCACCGCAACGGCAACGTGATCGCCGACGGTGGCGAGGGGTACGCCTCGAAGCAGAACGCACTGAAGGGGCTGCGGAGCGTCCGCCGGAACGCACCCGGGGCCGAAATCGACGTCGAGTAG
- a CDS encoding glutaredoxin family protein, with translation MSLTLYRLEGCPYCELVVDRLDELDVEFESVWTEGLHSKRDEVKRVSGQRAVPVLVDDDRGITMAESERIVEYLDTSYAA, from the coding sequence ATGAGCCTCACGCTCTACCGGCTCGAAGGCTGTCCGTACTGCGAACTCGTGGTCGATCGACTGGACGAACTCGACGTCGAGTTCGAGAGCGTCTGGACCGAGGGTCTCCACTCGAAGCGCGACGAGGTCAAGCGGGTGTCGGGCCAGCGCGCGGTTCCGGTGCTCGTCGACGACGACCGCGGGATCACGATGGCCGAATCGGAACGGATCGTCGAATACCTCGACACCTCCTACGCGGCCTGA